From a region of the Daphnia pulicaria isolate SC F1-1A chromosome 1, SC_F0-13Bv2, whole genome shotgun sequence genome:
- the LOC124315323 gene encoding protein FAM117B-like: MTSNTQPSQKLRRNGSPSTNKSSGPLRATIPVSLMSQSVILDVPEDPHLTHSSQSAWSKINLPHTAVSPANTLQCGIPKQTPWRMRQWSPTPIKVENPEPTQKIDDYPSMRRTASLDAIYLKGQWPRGTADYESNLLLDKATQTPEEWMADLKRFSCRGVESSPSRDRKQKQRFFLGHQGLNPPLIQQYSSGSISPNRVAVSTNTEQHPALPLFGSSSDNKKSRAIPVPPPPTTQSSRARNSVEGFNTEIEKLVCRGNGETTSNKVMEPTPDGHRAPIAELFKRNNSCRSVDTQTPVKAYSTNSSSGTSSPCGSVSPSVWVFDHHHSSSRPPSDGCTAEEIGDYNSLSPEDFQALSLGTSPRNRFLCREPPDGCEKVETLKIVEHTVKNGQDAATLYCPPKPSSQFVLQPSSSSAFCSLNKFNSSSFSSAMKSSSSSHLFGGSGAGGSGGLIHGSNLGECSDRSSSVPPQWPIQQQQISSSAALQMIPATPSGQPI, encoded by the exons ATGACTAGCAATACACAGCCATCCCAGAAACTGAGAAGGAATGGATCGCCCAGCACAAACAAATCAAGTGGTCCACTCAGAGCAACAATTCCAGTCAGTCTGATGAGTCAAAGTGTGATCCTTGATGTGCCAGAAGACCCACATCTCACCCACTCATCTCAGAGTGCATGGAGCAAAATTAATTTGCCCCACACTGCTGTTAGCCCCGCTAACACCTTACAGTGTGGAATACCTAAACAAACACCTTGGAGAATGAGACAATGGTCTCCTACTCCAATCAAAG TGGAGAACCCTGAGCCCACTCAAAAGATTGATGATTACCCATCCATGAGGAGAACTGCTTCCCTCGATGCCATTTATCTGAAAGGCCAGTGGCCCAGAGGAACAGCAGATTACGAGTCAAATCTTCTGCTTGACAAAGCCACACAAACTCCAGAGGAATGGATGGCTGATTTGAAGAG GTTCTCTTGCCGAGGTGTAGAGTCTTCCCCTAGTCGTGATAGGAAGCAAAAGCAGCGCTTTTTTCTGGGCCATCAGGGTCTTAATCCACCACTAATTCAGCAGTATTCTTCGGGTTCCATCTCCCCCAACCGTGTGGCAGTCTCGACCAACACGGAGCAACATCCGGCTCTACCGCTATTCGGCTCGTCCAGTGATAATAAAAAGTCTCGAGCCATCCCAGTGCCCCCGCCGCCCACGACGCAGAGCTCCAGGGCCAGAAACTCGGTGGAAGGTTTCAACACCGAAATCGAGAAGTTGGTCTGCAGAGGCAACGGAGAGACGACATCCAACAAG GTGATGGAACCGACGCCGGATGGGCATCGAGCTCCGATTGCCGAACTGTTTAAGCGCAACAATTCTTGCCGCAGTGTCGACACACAAACGCCTGTCAAAGCGTACTCTACGAATTCTTCGTCAG GGACTTCCTCGCCATGTGGATCCGTCTCTCCATCCGTTTGGGTGTTCGATCATCATCATTCTTCGTCTCGACCGCCCAGCGATGGATGTACAGCCGAAGAAATTG GCGACTATAATTCCTTATCGCCGGAAGATTTCCAAGCATTGTCACTTGGAACTTCGCCAAGGAACCGCTTCCTGTGCCGAGAACCGCCCGACGGCTGCGAGAAAGTCGAAACGCTCAAAATCGTCGAGCATACCGTCAA AAACGGACAGGACGCGGCGACGCTCTACTGTCCGCCAAAGCCCAGCTCCCAGTTTGTGCTGCAGCCGTCCAGCAGCTCTGCCTTTTGTTCGCTGAACAAATTCAACTCTTCATCCTTCTCGTCGGCCatgaagagcagcagcagttcgcATTTGTTTGGCGGAAGCGGCGCCGGCGGCAGCGGAGGCCTTATTCACGGATCGAATCTCGGTGAATGTAGCGACCGTTCCAGCAGCGTTCCTCCGCAATGGCccattcaacaacaacagataTCCTCCTCCGCAGCCTTACAAATGATTCCCGCCACTCCCTCAGGACAGCCCATTTGA